Proteins from a single region of Geovibrio ferrireducens:
- a CDS encoding HIT family protein, with protein MWAPWRMSYISGLGKSEGCIFCEKPSADADRENLILHRGKKAFVIMNLFPYNNGHLMVAPYKHTGDFQDLDDEEMLEIMQLSQLAMRVLKKAMNPAGFNTGFNIGKAAGAGIDAHLHFHIVPRWVGDTNFMPVVGEMKVISEHIEVTYANLLEGFRSEAE; from the coding sequence ATGTGGGCGCCATGGCGCATGTCATACATAAGCGGACTGGGAAAAAGTGAGGGCTGCATCTTCTGCGAAAAACCCTCGGCAGATGCCGACAGGGAGAACCTCATACTCCACAGAGGGAAAAAAGCGTTTGTAATTATGAACCTTTTCCCTTACAACAACGGTCACCTCATGGTAGCCCCCTATAAGCACACTGGGGACTTTCAGGATCTGGATGATGAGGAGATGCTTGAGATAATGCAGCTTTCCCAGCTTGCCATGAGAGTGCTGAAAAAAGCCATGAATCCCGCCGGGTTCAACACAGGCTTCAACATAGGCAAGGCCGCAGGGGCGGGCATAGATGCGCACCTGCATTTTCACATAGTTCCCCGCTGGGTCGGGGACACAAACTTCATGCCCGTTGTAGGGGAGATGAAGGTAATATCCGAACATATAGAAGTCACTTACGCTAACCTGCTTGAGGGCTTCAGAAGCGAGGCGGAATGA
- a CDS encoding SIR2 family NAD-dependent protein deacylase — protein MDCIAELKTLLSRSERTVFFSGAGISTESGIPDYRTPGKGLWANLASEDYLNIDSFTANPEKFYTFFAPLFDVFRNALPNTAHAFIAKRGAEGRMLSVITQNIDGLHQKAGSDKVHELHGSLMTSRCMRCEEEMATVRVFRIFSKGENPPRCPACGGVMRPNVIFFGEMLPPAVMDNAVKDSMNCDLFIVAGSSLSVMPAAMLPGYAKSAGAKVVIINRMPTPYDSMADLVISGSLGEVFKSAEVC, from the coding sequence ATGGACTGCATAGCTGAGCTCAAAACCCTTTTAAGCCGGTCAGAGAGAACGGTCTTCTTTTCCGGCGCAGGCATAAGCACGGAAAGCGGAATACCCGATTACCGCACGCCGGGAAAAGGGCTCTGGGCTAACCTCGCGTCCGAAGACTACCTCAATATCGATTCCTTCACCGCTAATCCCGAAAAGTTTTATACATTCTTTGCGCCTTTGTTTGATGTTTTCAGAAATGCGCTCCCCAACACTGCCCACGCCTTCATCGCAAAGCGCGGTGCGGAGGGAAGAATGCTGAGCGTAATCACCCAGAACATTGACGGGCTCCACCAAAAAGCAGGCTCAGACAAAGTGCATGAGCTCCACGGCTCGCTTATGACCTCACGCTGCATGCGCTGTGAAGAGGAGATGGCCACTGTCAGAGTCTTCCGCATATTCTCCAAAGGGGAAAACCCGCCCAGATGCCCCGCATGCGGCGGAGTTATGCGGCCGAACGTAATCTTCTTCGGAGAGATGCTTCCCCCCGCCGTGATGGACAATGCCGTGAAAGATTCCATGAACTGCGACCTGTTCATAGTGGCGGGTTCATCCCTCTCTGTGATGCCTGCGGCCATGCTTCCCGGATATGCGAAGTCGGCTGGTGCAAAAGTTGTTATAATAAACAGAATGCCCACACCCTATGATTCAATGGCGGATCTGGTGATCAGCGGTTCTCTGGGCGAAGTCTTTAAATCTGCGGAGGTTTGTTAA
- a CDS encoding sensor histidine kinase produces MESHKKPYVKLQFKITLLFFALLSLVSFTVSSMLASNIEKKAKTIASDYITSIPFLIDSSLDNYMMMENKGAIKELILNLQKDANILGIHILNRNGQISCILQDLNKFYSSDYLDLIKNNHNSKEGFTELTYAGKKYLSFSKPLMNEEKCQSCHNPSEGDVIGTLNINIDLSRLKELLSREVFEVRLFLYTADILLFIVLFFLIYILVIRPVRILENGMQAVAGNNLDIRTQITSNDEFGRMSILFNYMVYSLRKAFSTISSMHKNMLHNDRLMTMGTLTASISHEIKNPLNSIMINADIMTMKHPETKAYTDKILKDAERIRDIIDQTLKFSRVGNDKLECIDVADFIERIALYVERTLLKWADVPFETITDKNLGCIKATPVHIEQIFINILRNAVEAVEHKQGGKVTLTARLDGEFVEFDFIDNGEGIPQEAKQHLFTEYFTTKHNGTGLGLTIVKQLIENYGGTISFESVQGQGTIFRVRFPVVGECECAETLEKNTKA; encoded by the coding sequence ATGGAATCACATAAAAAACCCTACGTCAAACTACAGTTTAAGATAACCCTGCTCTTTTTTGCCCTGCTCTCCCTTGTGAGCTTCACGGTGAGCAGCATGCTGGCCTCTAATATAGAAAAAAAGGCAAAAACAATCGCCAGCGACTATATAACCAGCATCCCGTTCCTTATTGACAGTTCACTGGACAACTATATGATGATGGAGAACAAAGGAGCGATCAAAGAACTTATACTGAACCTTCAAAAGGATGCCAACATTCTGGGAATCCACATCCTCAACCGTAACGGACAAATATCCTGCATATTGCAGGATCTCAACAAATTCTACAGCAGTGACTATCTTGATCTCATAAAGAACAACCACAACAGCAAGGAGGGGTTCACTGAGCTCACCTATGCGGGGAAAAAGTATCTCTCATTCAGCAAGCCACTGATGAATGAGGAGAAATGCCAGTCCTGCCATAATCCTTCCGAAGGGGATGTGATAGGCACGCTGAACATAAACATAGACCTCTCACGCCTTAAAGAGCTTCTCAGCCGTGAGGTATTTGAGGTGCGCCTCTTCCTCTACACTGCGGATATTCTGCTTTTCATAGTGCTCTTCTTTCTCATATACATACTTGTCATACGCCCTGTGCGCATACTGGAAAACGGTATGCAGGCTGTTGCGGGCAACAACCTCGACATAAGAACACAGATAACCTCCAATGATGAATTCGGGCGCATGTCCATCCTTTTCAACTACATGGTGTACTCGCTCCGCAAGGCTTTCAGCACCATAAGCTCCATGCATAAGAACATGCTCCACAACGACAGGCTGATGACGATGGGAACCCTCACCGCATCCATAAGCCACGAGATAAAAAACCCCCTTAACTCCATAATGATCAACGCGGACATTATGACGATGAAGCATCCGGAAACCAAGGCCTACACCGACAAAATCCTCAAGGATGCCGAACGCATAAGGGACATAATAGACCAGACCCTGAAATTCTCCCGCGTGGGGAACGACAAGCTGGAATGCATAGACGTTGCGGACTTCATAGAGCGAATTGCCCTTTATGTTGAGCGCACTCTGCTGAAATGGGCTGATGTCCCCTTTGAGACCATAACAGACAAAAACCTCGGCTGCATAAAGGCTACCCCGGTGCACATAGAGCAGATATTCATCAACATCCTCCGCAACGCAGTGGAAGCAGTTGAGCACAAACAAGGCGGAAAGGTGACACTGACTGCCCGGCTCGACGGGGAATTTGTTGAGTTTGACTTTATAGACAACGGTGAAGGGATCCCGCAGGAGGCCAAGCAGCACCTCTTCACGGAATATTTCACCACCAAGCACAACGGAACAGGCCTCGGCCTCACAATAGTGAAGCAGCTTATAGAGAATTACGGCGGGACAATCTCCTTCGAATCAGTTCAGGGGCAGGGAACAATATTCCGCGTCCGCTTCCCTGTTGTTGGGGAGTGCGAGTGCGCCGAGACTCTGGAAAAGAATACGAAAGCCTGA
- a CDS encoding formyltransferase family protein: MKTALFTSNLTGEYLLDALDELGCYPQVYTYPPGFQKTALSRDFTKYRGLFPVTFISANKYGEAEAALDNDTAAVCVDWTKDFFMESDVKAVFAHPSLLPLYRGYSAVTEQFLRGVAVSGASFYIASDRVDGGDVLFSEEIRIGFGEYPEDFLRKYAAICARFVKEFAEKGFGGFNAVPQDERESFYLPRKRRREGVIDFNRDAYSIYNHIRGFSRPYFGAYFMRNGRQITVWRAVTEKWQGEYGRPGELVDFTPYGAEIACGSGTVIIEEAECEGRFFRRGEVHELYYAVD, encoded by the coding sequence GTGAAAACAGCACTTTTTACATCAAACCTCACAGGGGAATATCTGCTGGATGCTCTGGACGAACTGGGTTGTTATCCGCAGGTGTACACATACCCTCCGGGCTTTCAGAAGACAGCCCTTTCCAGAGACTTCACCAAATACAGAGGACTTTTTCCCGTAACCTTTATATCTGCAAACAAATACGGCGAGGCGGAAGCCGCGCTGGACAATGATACCGCTGCTGTCTGTGTGGACTGGACCAAGGACTTTTTCATGGAGTCAGATGTAAAGGCTGTGTTTGCCCATCCCTCTCTTCTGCCCCTTTACAGAGGCTACAGCGCAGTGACGGAACAGTTTCTGCGGGGTGTCGCAGTTTCCGGTGCGAGCTTTTATATCGCATCAGACAGGGTGGACGGAGGAGATGTTCTCTTTTCGGAGGAGATAAGGATCGGTTTCGGGGAATATCCGGAAGATTTTCTGAGAAAATATGCAGCGATCTGCGCCCGCTTCGTAAAGGAATTTGCGGAGAAAGGATTCGGCGGCTTCAATGCCGTTCCGCAGGATGAACGTGAGTCATTTTACCTTCCCCGCAAGCGAAGGCGTGAAGGAGTCATAGATTTCAACCGCGATGCATACAGCATATACAACCATATCAGGGGGTTCTCCCGCCCTTACTTCGGGGCATATTTCATGAGAAACGGCAGACAGATAACCGTCTGGCGGGCTGTTACCGAAAAGTGGCAGGGGGAATACGGCAGACCGGGGGAGCTGGTTGATTTCACCCCTTACGGAGCGGAAATTGCTTGCGGTTCAGGTACTGTGATAATAGAGGAAGCGGAATGTGAAGGCAGGTTTTTCCGCCGGGGCGAGGTGCACGAACTTTATTATGCGGTTGACTAA
- a CDS encoding LemA family protein has translation MSGMVFIGVVALILALFIYYYNRLVSLRNLSEASWSDIDVQLKKRWDLIPNLVETVKGYASHEKDTLENVTKARNMAMSAGSVEAHAKAENMLTGALKSLFALSESYPELKANVNFLELQNSINSIENDIQLARRYYNAVVRDLNTMCESFPSLIVAGMFRFTKKQYFEMDSAQRENVQVKF, from the coding sequence ATGTCCGGAATGGTGTTCATAGGCGTTGTGGCGCTGATTTTGGCGCTTTTCATTTATTATTACAACAGGCTCGTTTCCCTGAGAAATCTCAGCGAGGCTTCATGGAGCGATATTGATGTTCAGCTTAAGAAGCGCTGGGATCTCATACCCAATCTGGTGGAGACTGTTAAGGGGTACGCAAGCCACGAAAAAGACACGCTGGAAAATGTGACGAAAGCCCGCAACATGGCGATGAGCGCAGGAAGTGTGGAGGCTCATGCAAAGGCTGAGAACATGCTCACAGGAGCGCTGAAAAGCCTTTTTGCCCTCTCTGAAAGCTACCCGGAGCTTAAGGCGAACGTAAACTTCCTTGAGCTTCAGAACAGCATAAACAGTATAGAGAATGATATTCAGCTTGCCAGAAGATATTACAATGCAGTGGTGCGGGATCTGAACACCATGTGCGAGAGCTTCCCTTCTCTCATAGTTGCGGGCATGTTCCGCTTTACCAAGAAGCAGTATTTTGAGATGGATTCGGCGCAGAGGGAAAATGTTCAGGTAAAATTCTAA
- a CDS encoding FAD-dependent oxidoreductase: MPQVCYGFWKNAKFDNRGKPASEWSESPFKTSDAYDGKPLKALVNWDGFLVFDEKADILAILANYMNEISSQGCCGRCFPGRVGTRLLAEQLMKIRSGSTDKTELDKAYEIAQSIHLSAKCTVAPTASIPVMRFIENFADQVRASVVPAETAYYKHITAPCTAGCPANVQIPEFIEQIKDHRYLDALSIIRETMPLPGVCGRVCPHPCELNCRRGLVDKDPVSIMVLKRAPWDYEYYQEKAPILPPKAPEKGKKIGIVGAGPAGLTAAYYLALMGYECKIYEWMQEPGGMVALGIPDYREPRHLLRREVDIIQSLGVEIEYGRKLGDDLTLQYLKKNYDAVLLTIGAWKSRDMGIEGEKEGYSGIHESGILFLREQATGKDTGVKGKKIVVVGGGNTAIDCVRVALREGAADVNLVYRRSRDEMPAEDYEIVDAMEEGINFHFLCNPTKIIAKDNVVTGVECVRMELGEPDESGRRRPQPVQDSEFIIDCDVIIPAIGQFTDLTFLKEEDGLDVTKWSTFKVADDLYVTSDPQIFSAGDCEWGPMTVVKAIGAARWSSIMIDRYLTEGKPYLTPEEILQLDLQKNKVFDKKEDVKDQECPTIKRVHQHKLTGEERKSNYEEVEKPYTDKQAYDEATRCLRCVRMAMVALENKGKGE, from the coding sequence ATGCCACAAGTTTGCTACGGGTTCTGGAAAAACGCCAAATTCGACAACAGAGGCAAACCCGCATCAGAGTGGAGCGAGTCACCGTTCAAAACCTCTGACGCATATGACGGAAAGCCCCTGAAAGCCCTTGTTAACTGGGACGGATTCCTTGTTTTTGATGAAAAGGCAGATATTCTTGCCATTCTTGCCAACTATATGAATGAGATAAGCTCGCAGGGCTGCTGCGGACGATGTTTCCCCGGCAGGGTGGGCACAAGGCTTCTGGCGGAGCAGCTTATGAAGATCCGCTCCGGCAGCACCGATAAGACAGAGCTTGATAAGGCTTACGAAATTGCACAGTCCATCCACCTCTCCGCTAAGTGTACTGTCGCGCCCACAGCCTCCATACCCGTTATGCGCTTCATAGAAAATTTCGCTGATCAGGTCAGGGCAAGTGTTGTCCCCGCCGAAACAGCGTATTATAAACACATAACCGCACCCTGCACCGCAGGCTGCCCGGCTAATGTGCAGATCCCCGAATTCATTGAGCAGATTAAGGATCACCGTTATCTTGACGCGCTTTCAATCATCCGCGAAACGATGCCGCTCCCCGGAGTATGCGGCAGAGTATGTCCGCACCCCTGTGAGCTCAACTGCCGCAGAGGGCTTGTTGATAAAGACCCCGTTAGCATAATGGTGCTTAAACGCGCTCCGTGGGATTATGAATATTATCAGGAAAAAGCGCCCATCCTCCCCCCCAAGGCTCCGGAAAAGGGCAAAAAGATAGGCATAGTCGGCGCAGGCCCCGCAGGGCTCACAGCGGCGTACTACCTCGCCCTCATGGGGTATGAGTGCAAAATATATGAATGGATGCAGGAACCGGGCGGCATGGTTGCCCTCGGAATCCCCGATTACAGAGAGCCGAGACACCTTCTCCGCAGAGAGGTTGATATAATACAGTCCCTCGGAGTGGAGATAGAGTACGGCCGCAAACTCGGCGATGACCTCACCCTCCAGTATCTTAAAAAGAACTACGATGCAGTGCTGCTTACCATCGGCGCATGGAAAAGCAGGGATATGGGTATAGAAGGCGAAAAGGAAGGCTATTCCGGCATTCATGAATCGGGCATACTCTTCCTCCGCGAACAGGCCACAGGCAAGGACACCGGAGTTAAAGGCAAAAAGATCGTTGTTGTGGGCGGAGGTAACACCGCCATAGACTGCGTACGCGTTGCCCTGCGTGAAGGCGCTGCGGATGTCAACCTTGTCTACCGCCGCTCAAGGGATGAAATGCCCGCGGAAGACTATGAAATAGTAGATGCCATGGAGGAGGGGATCAACTTCCACTTCCTCTGCAACCCCACAAAAATAATCGCTAAAGACAATGTGGTCACTGGTGTTGAGTGTGTGCGTATGGAACTCGGCGAGCCCGATGAATCCGGCAGACGCAGACCGCAGCCCGTTCAGGACTCGGAATTTATAATAGACTGCGATGTCATTATCCCCGCTATCGGTCAGTTCACAGACCTCACCTTCCTCAAAGAGGAGGACGGGCTTGATGTAACCAAGTGGAGCACCTTCAAGGTTGCTGATGACCTTTACGTCACCAGCGACCCGCAGATTTTCTCCGCCGGAGACTGCGAGTGGGGCCCCATGACTGTTGTTAAGGCTATAGGCGCCGCGCGCTGGTCAAGCATAATGATCGACCGCTACCTCACCGAAGGAAAGCCCTACCTCACGCCGGAGGAGATACTCCAGCTTGATCTCCAGAAGAACAAGGTCTTCGACAAAAAAGAGGACGTGAAGGATCAGGAATGCCCCACAATAAAGCGTGTGCACCAGCACAAGCTCACAGGCGAGGAAAGAAAGAGCAACTACGAAGAGGTTGAAAAACCCTATACCGATAAACAGGCATACGACGAGGCGACCCGCTGTCTGAGATGCGTGCGCATGGCTATGGTAGCCCTTGAAAATAAAGGGAAAGGGGAGTAA
- the nikR gene encoding nickel-responsive transcriptional regulator NikR, whose protein sequence is MAEIVRFGVSLDKDLLTEFDRKIAEEGYETRSKAVGDLLKEYVIEKEFASGGTVAGAVTILYDHHNRDLLSSLMDIQHDYHDSVISIQHIHLDHDNCLEILAVRGNSDSIKKLYTSLKIMKGIKHTSINITGTK, encoded by the coding sequence ATGGCTGAGATAGTTAGGTTCGGAGTTTCCCTTGATAAGGATCTTCTCACAGAGTTCGACCGCAAAATAGCCGAAGAAGGATATGAAACCAGATCAAAGGCCGTGGGTGATCTGCTTAAGGAATATGTGATAGAAAAGGAATTTGCATCCGGCGGCACAGTGGCGGGCGCAGTCACCATTCTGTATGACCACCATAACAGGGATCTTCTCTCTTCCCTCATGGATATTCAGCATGATTATCACGATTCCGTGATCTCCATCCAGCATATCCACCTTGATCATGATAACTGCCTTGAGATTCTGGCGGTAAGAGGCAACAGCGACTCCATCAAGAAGCTGTACACTTCCCTAAAGATCATGAAAGGGATCAAACACACCAGCATCAACATTACCGGAACGAAGTAA
- a CDS encoding LapA family protein — protein sequence MMKIISNTIKLIIIAVVVIFAVMNVQQVEVTYFFNSPAVKMPLFLVIIASMVVGLVLSSMLYFFDRIKLTGEIRKLKKKVKTGEDEIKRLRSLPFNDNSSKGI from the coding sequence ATGATGAAAATAATCAGCAACACAATCAAACTGATCATAATAGCAGTGGTAGTTATTTTTGCGGTAATGAATGTTCAGCAGGTGGAAGTCACCTACTTTTTCAACTCCCCGGCGGTGAAGATGCCGCTTTTTCTTGTAATCATCGCATCAATGGTGGTCGGCCTTGTGCTCTCCTCCATGCTTTACTTCTTCGACAGAATAAAGCTCACAGGCGAAATCAGGAAGCTGAAAAAGAAGGTGAAAACCGGAGAGGACGAAATAAAAAGACTCCGCAGCCTGCCGTTTAACGATAACTCCTCCAAGGGGATCTGA
- a CDS encoding molybdopterin-dependent oxidoreductase: protein MAAIIINGNTYSFEKGESILDVANRNGVHIPTLCYLKEITPIGACRLCLVQVDGAKRLQAACVTYAMDGMKVETDNEYIWTHRKQMLDFILIKHPLDCPVCDKAGECMLQDTAYEFGMMTEKVSSEKPKDPKANWNKIVYNSNLCVLCERCIKSCHEMTGCSALKMEDRGFYNHVVPSEGDTLNCDFCGTCIDRCPVGALLDTQFHNQARVWDLTETVTASPFSASEGDIVYGVLDGKIERGKSVEGAQISSQSRFGFNYIENPSRIKTPLVKSNGEAAPKSWEEVMTVLKDRLAGCKPENTAMLMGSRLTSEAIAAYKALMAAVGSKKIVTEADFTKPVFMKKYKEKFGTFANIGRADDLKNCDVIFVIGADLRREAVGLKWRMMNSVIHNGCKLITVGLKRYEYDVFTNKSLLADSGDFGGIFEKIRTDNAEAFCDIRDYINEGKRVGIIVGNEYTSACPQPEAVLAFADFIGKEKMSCFMVANDKTNIYGLYAQELFAGGYSADELIKDLEAKNIKNLFLVGFNNTYTGDTADKLNNALRSAETVVAVDLFNDGTSARANVFLPAKAALEVDGSFVKIGGRVSKVRKVVDTPGEQKSDTEIASMLAGLFKASVPACPEEIYNTMLAGRYGYPEVKFTILDSCLVIRTSPVFNETPFKYEQPKSADKTVSINPRHHSGTITAKANFTVRDEFAVQNFHFEQTAETISAETCECAAKGVKLVTRKF from the coding sequence ATGGCAGCAATAATCATAAACGGAAATACATACAGCTTTGAAAAGGGCGAATCCATACTGGATGTGGCAAACAGGAACGGTGTGCATATACCCACCCTCTGCTACCTTAAGGAGATTACCCCCATAGGCGCATGCAGACTCTGCCTTGTTCAGGTGGACGGCGCAAAAAGGCTTCAGGCAGCCTGCGTCACCTACGCCATGGACGGAATGAAAGTTGAGACCGACAATGAATATATCTGGACTCACAGGAAGCAGATGCTCGACTTCATCCTGATCAAGCACCCCCTTGACTGCCCCGTGTGCGACAAGGCCGGCGAATGCATGCTTCAGGACACTGCGTATGAGTTCGGCATGATGACCGAAAAAGTATCATCCGAAAAACCGAAGGATCCCAAGGCGAACTGGAACAAAATTGTTTATAACTCAAACCTCTGCGTTCTCTGCGAAAGGTGCATAAAATCCTGCCACGAAATGACAGGGTGCAGTGCGCTCAAAATGGAGGACAGAGGATTCTATAACCATGTAGTGCCCTCTGAAGGCGATACGCTGAACTGCGACTTCTGCGGAACCTGCATAGACCGCTGTCCGGTGGGTGCTCTGCTCGACACACAGTTCCACAATCAGGCGCGCGTGTGGGATCTCACTGAAACCGTAACCGCCTCCCCCTTCTCTGCAAGTGAGGGAGATATTGTCTACGGCGTTCTTGACGGCAAAATAGAGAGGGGCAAATCTGTTGAAGGGGCTCAGATCTCAAGTCAGAGCCGCTTCGGGTTCAACTACATAGAAAACCCCTCAAGGATAAAAACGCCTCTTGTAAAATCGAACGGCGAGGCCGCACCCAAATCATGGGAAGAGGTCATGACCGTCCTTAAGGACAGACTGGCGGGATGCAAACCGGAAAACACAGCCATGCTCATGGGCTCGCGCCTCACAAGCGAGGCAATAGCGGCATACAAAGCGCTCATGGCTGCCGTCGGCTCCAAAAAAATTGTCACAGAGGCGGATTTCACCAAGCCCGTCTTTATGAAAAAATACAAAGAGAAGTTCGGAACCTTCGCCAACATAGGCAGAGCGGATGACCTCAAAAACTGTGATGTTATATTCGTGATAGGCGCGGATCTCCGCCGTGAGGCAGTGGGTCTTAAATGGAGAATGATGAACTCCGTCATCCACAATGGCTGCAAGCTCATCACCGTTGGTCTTAAAAGGTACGAGTACGATGTTTTCACAAACAAATCCCTTCTGGCTGACAGCGGCGATTTCGGCGGGATATTTGAAAAAATCAGGACAGATAATGCCGAGGCCTTCTGCGACATCAGGGATTATATAAACGAAGGCAAAAGAGTGGGCATAATAGTGGGCAATGAATACACCTCAGCCTGCCCGCAGCCGGAAGCTGTTCTCGCCTTTGCTGATTTCATAGGCAAAGAGAAAATGAGCTGCTTCATGGTGGCCAATGACAAAACAAACATTTACGGGCTCTATGCTCAGGAACTTTTCGCAGGCGGATATTCCGCTGATGAGCTGATAAAAGATCTGGAAGCGAAAAACATAAAGAACCTGTTCCTTGTGGGTTTCAACAACACCTACACGGGCGACACCGCAGACAAGCTGAACAACGCCCTCCGCTCAGCGGAAACTGTTGTGGCTGTTGACCTCTTTAATGACGGAACATCAGCAAGGGCAAATGTGTTTCTCCCCGCAAAAGCTGCGCTTGAGGTTGACGGCTCGTTCGTTAAGATAGGCGGGCGCGTATCAAAAGTGCGTAAAGTTGTGGACACGCCGGGTGAGCAGAAGTCCGACACGGAAATAGCCTCCATGCTGGCAGGGCTCTTCAAGGCATCAGTACCTGCATGCCCGGAGGAGATATACAACACCATGCTTGCGGGCAGATACGGCTATCCTGAAGTGAAATTCACCATACTGGACAGCTGTCTTGTGATAAGAACAAGCCCTGTGTTCAATGAAACACCCTTTAAATACGAACAGCCTAAGAGCGCCGATAAAACAGTGTCAATAAATCCCAGACACCACAGCGGCACAATAACCGCAAAGGCAAACTTCACAGTAAGGGATGAGTTCGCGGTGCAGAACTTCCATTTTGAGCAGACCGCGGAAACAATCTCAGCGGAAACCTGCGAATGCGCAGCTAAGGGTGTGAAGCTCGTCACCAGAAAATTTTAG
- a CDS encoding DUF2207 domain-containing protein: MRFISALLIFAFSVLPAFGEDFVIKKHDVNINVLETSVLEVTETYLISFRQSRRGIILELPRIYEAGSIKGAAKRPNIFGGRYRILIDDIQTKSAEIKVSDSGAYREIRLGSPDQYIKGEKEYVVTYRVFGAVNFFGRTSEIYWNIHGNFWDVPAESVTFSVRLPSELPLGDEEIFAYTGYYGEAGTDASYSYDGRTLSGRTERTLKPRESLSIGILLPGNYLKYGTPSLRLRLFAVNNAYLIAPLLYIPLLIFIWYKRGRNAASVIVTLYEPPSGVSPAVAGVLADDRIDNRDLVSVFLKWAADQVIRIEEAEDYSSFLGKSDYIFVKLGDLPEGAPAYEQTLFTGMFPAGIKNRRLSDLKDVYYKTMLIAREQLDRDVTMMGLYEGGTRKIGGFMKGVSILFVFAGTFLTAFSGEVGWFVSCALMGFATFFFGRAIPKRTAKGQGLYNKLAGFREFVERAEKDRLERMLEKNPEYFNLTVPYAVAFGMLKEWAGKFEGLLREPPDWYVSRSGRGFTMYGFADSLNSGISAMGRTMTSQPAPKGGAGGGGSGFSGGGGFSGGGFGGGGGRSW; the protein is encoded by the coding sequence ATGCGTTTTATTTCTGCTTTGCTGATTTTTGCTTTTTCTGTTCTGCCCGCCTTCGGGGAGGACTTTGTAATAAAGAAGCACGATGTGAATATAAACGTGCTTGAAACCTCCGTGCTGGAGGTTACGGAAACATACCTCATCAGCTTCCGTCAGTCCAGAAGAGGAATAATCCTCGAACTGCCCAGAATCTACGAGGCAGGGAGCATCAAAGGCGCTGCGAAGCGCCCCAACATCTTCGGCGGCCGTTACCGGATTCTAATTGATGATATACAGACAAAAAGTGCGGAGATAAAAGTCTCCGACAGCGGAGCCTACCGTGAAATCCGCCTCGGTTCGCCGGATCAGTACATAAAGGGTGAGAAGGAATACGTTGTCACCTACAGGGTGTTCGGGGCGGTGAATTTTTTCGGCCGGACAAGTGAAATCTACTGGAACATACACGGAAACTTCTGGGATGTTCCCGCTGAGAGTGTGACTTTCAGTGTGCGTCTCCCCTCGGAGCTGCCGCTGGGGGATGAAGAGATTTTCGCTTACACCGGCTACTACGGCGAGGCAGGAACCGACGCCTCATATTCCTACGACGGCCGCACTCTCAGCGGCAGGACGGAAAGAACCCTCAAGCCGCGGGAGAGTCTGAGCATCGGCATCCTCCTGCCGGGAAATTATCTTAAATACGGTACACCCTCGCTGAGGCTGCGCCTCTTCGCCGTGAACAACGCTTATCTTATAGCTCCGCTTCTGTATATACCTCTCCTTATTTTTATATGGTACAAAAGAGGGCGTAACGCCGCATCTGTCATAGTCACGCTCTATGAGCCGCCGTCAGGGGTAAGCCCTGCCGTGGCCGGGGTTCTGGCAGATGACAGGATAGACAACCGGGATCTCGTTTCCGTTTTTCTGAAATGGGCGGCGGACCAAGTAATAAGGATAGAGGAAGCCGAGGACTACAGCTCGTTTCTCGGTAAAAGCGATTATATTTTTGTTAAGTTAGGCGATCTGCCCGAAGGTGCACCTGCCTATGAGCAGACACTTTTCACGGGGATGTTCCCTGCCGGTATAAAAAACCGCAGACTGTCAGATCTTAAGGATGTATATTACAAGACCATGCTTATAGCCCGTGAGCAGCTTGACAGAGATGTGACCATGATGGGGCTGTATGAAGGCGGGACAAGGAAAATTGGCGGGTTCATGAAGGGCGTGAGCATTCTCTTTGTATTCGCGGGCACGTTCCTCACTGCCTTTTCCGGGGAGGTTGGCTGGTTTGTTTCCTGCGCTCTTATGGGATTTGCCACATTCTTCTTCGGGCGGGCTATACCGAAACGCACCGCAAAAGGGCAGGGGCTCTATAACAAGCTGGCCGGGTTCAGGGAGTTTGTGGAGCGGGCGGAGAAGGACAGGCTGGAAAGGATGCTTGAAAAAAATCCCGAATACTTTAATCTTACAGTGCCCTATGCTGTTGCTTTCGGAATGCTGAAAGAGTGGGCGGGCAAGTTTGAGGGGCTTCTCAGGGAGCCGCCCGACTGGTACGTCTCCCGCAGCGGCAGAGGGTTTACAATGTACGGCTTTGCCGATTCCCTTAATTCAGGCATATCCGCAATGGGCAGAACCATGACATCGCAGCCAGCGCCGAAAGGCGGAGCAGGGGGCGGCGGAAGCGGTTTCTCCGGCGGCGGAGGCTTTTCGGGGGGCGGTTTCGGAGGCGGCGGAGGACGAAGCTGGTGA